Below is a genomic region from Triticum dicoccoides isolate Atlit2015 ecotype Zavitan chromosome 5A, WEW_v2.0, whole genome shotgun sequence.
tcataaagtttgaccatatttatatgaaaacaatatcaacatctacaatacttaaGCTATACTACAATTTAAAACTGAATTCATGACGTATCTAATGATATTGGTTACATATTATGAATGTTGATGCTTTTTTTCAATATAAAGTCGTATCAAGTCTGACTTCAGAcaaaaatcttatatgcggagtaaaacatACCGGGGCCCAAAAAAAATATACCGGAGGAAGTATAAGAAAGAAAGCTCCTTATAAGTAATGAAAAATCTTTTGGCCCCTTGAACAAGCATTGGTTTTCGATACCGGCTTGGGGAGGCAGTACTCCAACAGTACAACGGTAGATACAATGCATTTATATATTACACACATCGACGATGATCCATCCCGTCAGTTTCCGAGTCACGAAAGCCCCTTCCATGCGGGCCCCCGGGAGAGCGCGCCCACTGGCCCCACAGGCAGCGGCACGGCTAAAAACGGGGGGACGCTTCCCTTTCATCTCGTGACTATAAAAAAGAATGGGCGGCCCTGTCCTCTCCCCTCTCCTCGCCTCGCCTTCTCCGCCCTCCGCTCCATTCGTTTCGATCTATTTCGGCTTCCTCTCCTCCAAGCTTCGGCCATGGCCGCCACGATCCAGTCCGTGAAGGCCCGCCAGATCTTCGACAGCCGCGGCAACCCCACCGTCGAGGTACGCACGCGCCCCTGATCTGTACGTTCTGCTCCGGTCCAACTCGATCTGGTAGGACGGCCTGGTTTCGATCTGGTGATTCGTCCGTCGGCCGTGGGTCGGGGCTTCTGGGGCGCTGgccataggatgacacagaactagctccagttcatcaatgtaatgtaggcatgtattccgattatagtcgtacgtgcttatggaaaagaacttgcatgacatcttttgtcctatcctcccgcggcagcggggtcctattggaaactaagggatattaaggcctccttttaatagagtactggaccaaagcattaacacatacgcTGCGTTTGGATGTCTCCATTGGTGAGCTCTGTATTGAATTGGTCTGGAATTCCAAATCAGTGAGGAAATTGAAATGGCACGAATACGAATTCGCATGTTTGGTTGTTCACTGCATTGCCCCTTGAAATGCCTATGAGGTTGTAATACCAAATCCTGCTTGGATGACAAACTTTGGAATTGCATAGCTATATTGCCATGAAAATTATACTCTAGTGGGGCAtctcctttggccatggagcagaaGAAATAAATATGGCAGTAAGAAATAAATATTCTGGCAAtgtcctttggccatggagcagaaGAGGAGCAGCAGTTCCTTCGGCCATGGAGTAGAAGAGAGGCAGAGGACGGCGAGCAGGGAGGAGGGCGGGGCGTGGCCGAGGAGGGCGGGGCACGGTGGCCGGGGAGGACGGCGGGCCGTGGCACAAGGGGGCGGGGCGCGCTGGTCCTGGGGCTGCCGCCGACCTCCATGGCGGGGTTTGGCTCAGTGGGGCGGAGAAGAGGAGTTGGGGAAGGACCAGGGAGGAAGGGACCTGTGCCGCCGTCGGACTCCATGGTTGTTACTGCCGCCACCAACCTGctaggtcgccgccgccgcccgcctgctACCTGCTAGGTCGTCGCGAGGTCGCCTTCTCGTATCCCCTCCTTTCTCTCTTCTATTTTCTCGTTGCGGGCTCGAACAGGTATGTTTTGCGGGAGGTGTCCATTTCAGTCCAATTCGAAGGGGTAGCCCTCCGAAACGTGCGAGGGAGATTTACGTGGTAGCCAAAACAGACTGAATTGGTTTTTCATTTCCAATACGAATTCAGTGTCCAGCCAAACACCTGTATTGATGTGAGATGATTACCAAATCCATTTCCAGGGCTCCAATGGAGACATCCAAACACAacgatagtgaatacatgaactcctcaaactacgatcatcaccggtaagtatcccgattattgtcacttcggggttaacggatcataacacataataggtgactatagacttgcaagataggatcaagaactcacatatattcatgaaaacataataggttcagatctgaaatcatggcactcgggccctagtgacaagcattaagcatagcaaagtcatagcaacatcaatctcagaacatattggatactagggatcaaaccctaacaaaactaactcgattacatgataaatctcatccaacccatcaccgtccagcaagcctacgatggaattactcacgcacggcagtgagcatcatgaaattggtgatggaggatggttgattatgacgatggcgacggattccccactccggagcctcaaacggactccagatcagccctcccgagagagtttagggcttggtggcggcttcgtatcgtaaaacgtgatgaatcctactctcttatttttctccccgaacacgaatatatagagttggagttgaggtcggaggagcattagggggcccatgaggcaggggggcgcgcccggggggtaggcgcgcccccaccctcggggatagggtgtggggccctggccttgattctttcgccagtattttttatatattccaaaaatagtctctgttgattttcaggttattcagaaaacttttatttctgcacaaaaataacaccatggcaattctgctgaaaacaacatcagtccgggttagtccccttcaaatcatgcaagttagagtctaaaacaagggcaaaagtgtttggaaaagtagatatgacggagacgtatcacccctcgattaccttcggcttcacattaaaggtcttgagccataaaccaaagtgaggagtaatacgaagaaaggcctcgcacatgacaataaacgccgagatgtgaagaaagtagtctggagctagatcgtgaaaatctagcccgtaatagaacatgagtccgtgaacgaagggatggagagagaaccctagcccccgaaggaagtgagagatgaatacgaccctctcgccgggtttgggagtaggaataacctgtccTTTAGCAGGTAGCCTAtgggggatttccgcggtcaggtatcttgccgcccggagctttgcgatatcctcctctgtgacgaaggaggccacccaccggccttgaaggctgggtccggacatgactgggaGGCTTGGAGCAATTAAGTTGAAACCTGGGTGTTGGAATTCGAGATTGGAAAGGTTGAGGAAGAGGTAGGCGCGGAGGAGAAAGACGGGTCtgagcccctttataaaggcgatgaatatcaaacgcctccTCATAGGCCTTAAAGcctgcctattcccaagggatcaTGCCAACGGAACAATTGGGTTATCCACGCCCATATTAATGAGaataccgtgataaggggacatgatctctgcttcgacaagacgtgccaataaaaccacgtcttaaaacatggagcgggaggctaaaaaatggttcgaaataatggcCGGGCTGGGACGTGATGTCGTGCTACAAAAAATGTCAGCAAATTGGACTTGTAAAATATTATACTCTTTGCGGATATATGTGGTGTTTGTTTTACAGAGGCGGACACGTTCTTTGTGTTCGAGAgctgttttggagtattcggaggaggaacccgccttcaaTGTCGAAGACGATCTGCGCGCCGGAcgcctcatcattgaagcctggtttaggggctattgagggagtcctggattaaggggtcctcgggcgtctgacctgttggacatgggccggactaatgcatgggctatgaagatacaagacagaagactctcccccgtgtccggatgggactctccttggcgtggatggcaagcttggcgttcggatatgaagatttctttctctgtaaccgactttgtacaaccctagtcccctccggtgtctatataaaccggagggtttagtccgtagaggcaatcataatcatacatgctagacttctagggttttcgccattacgatctcgtggtagatcaactcttgtaacccgcatactcatcaatatcaatcaagcagaacatagggtattacctccatcaagagggcccgaacccgggtaaaacttcgtgtcccctgtctcctgttaccatcaaccttagacgcacagttcaggagcccctacccgagatccgccggttttgacaccgacacgcaaTCCTGAAAAAACAATTTTAACGTCACCAAATTCAACAATGATGATGACTTCCTTCTTCTCTCCAACGATCAATCCATGTGGAACGAGGCTTTGAACTCTCCCGACCTCCTCTACGTTGGCTACGACATATTAAGGTTGAAGACCTGACTTTTTTTTACGAGGATGGGCCTACAAGGGCCATCTTTGCTTTGAGGACATCCCTAAAGCATGATGGTTAGCTCGAGAATGTGACCAGCTCGTCAACGATCGAGTCGGGCGGAACCATGCTGTGAACTCTTTCGACCTCCTCTACGTCGGCTATGCCATATCGAGGTTCAAGGCACGGACAAAATTATGTGGAAAGGAGTCTTTCATCATGCGTACAAGGTTTGTCTTTTTTTGTTGTTGCTGCTTTGAGGGCATCCTCAAGCATTTGGTTAGCTTGAGAGCCACGACCTGCTCCTTTTCATCAGATTTTTTATGATGGTCCCCACTTATTCAAGTAGGAGGTGTCCGCTACTACTTTTGGTTGTGCCCGACTGTTCCTGGAGCTCATTGGTGATGCAAATGATCTCAATCTGGAGAAGTGCCCGTGTGTCTCCCGATTAGTATGAAGTCAAACTTGATAaagtttttcccgcaaaaaaaaacttcataaagtttgaccatatttatatgaaaaatatatcaacatctacaatacttaaGCTATACTACAATTTAAAACTGAATTCATGACGTATCTAATGATATTGGTTACATATCATGAATGTTGATGCTTTTTTTCAATATAAAGTCGTATCAAGTCTGACTTCAGAcaaaaatcttatatgcggagtaaaacataccggggcccaaaagaaaaaataatacCGGAGGGAGTATAAGAAAGAAAGCTCCTTATAAGTAATGAAAAATCTTTTGGCCCCTTGAACAAGCATTGGTTAAGACGATCCATCCCGTCAGTTTCCGAGACACGAAAGCCCCTTCCATGCGGGCCCCCGGGAGAGCGCGCGCCCACTGGCCCCACAGGCAGCGGCACGGCTAAAAACGGGGGGACGCTTCCCTTTCATCTCGCGACTATAAAAAAGAATGGGCGGCCCTgtcctctcccctctcctctcctcgccTTGTCCGCCCTCCGCTCCATTCGTTTCGATCTATTTCGGCTTCCTCTCCTCCAAGCTTCGGCCATGGCCGCCACGATCCAGTCCGTGAAGGCCCGCCAGATCTTCGACAGCCGCGGCAACCCCACCGTCGAGGTACGCACGCGCCCCCGATCTGTACGTTCTGCTCCGGTCCGACTCGATCTGGTAGGACGGCCTGGTTTCGATCTGGTGATTCGTCCGTCGGCCGTGGGTCGGGGCTTCTGGGGCGCTGGCCGTAGGTTTCTGATGCGCTAGATTCGAGGGGTTTTGGGTGGGTGGGACGGTAGGTAGGATGCAGAGTACTGTTGCCGAGGGATGTGCTAGATTCGATGTGAGGTGGGTTGTTTAGTCGGATTACTGTGGCGCTCGTCATGCATTTAGATCGGCTGGTCGCCATGCCCTGTGTTTATGTAGTCATTGCGGTTTCGTGCCCTGGTTGTTGCTTAGTGCTTATCGTTTGATCTGTGCATAATTCCGTAGTGTGAAGTAATGTGACGAAAATCTAAATGAGTGTAGCATCTCATTCTGGTCCAAGTGGCATTGGGTGTGCAGGTAGGATGTAAAATGTCGTTTGCTTGTTGCCAATCCTTGGCCAGTTTTTTTTCATATGTTAGATAGATTTGACGCAAACTGGCTTGTTCAGTCAGATAGATGCTGGGTAGAACGATTTTTTATTTTGCCTGCCAGCCCTCCATTGTTTGTTTTCACAGTGTGTATCAACAGATGGTTGTTCGCCGTGCTTGGTGTTTATATAGCTAAATGTAGCCATATGGCCTGTGTCCTAGTTGCATGCGGCATCGTCTGGATTTTATTGTTTAAGCTATGCACAATGCCAAATTGTAAAATATTTTGGCAAGTTATTTGGCTAATCTCATGGTTTTGTGCATCAGGTTGATGTGTGCTGCTCAGATGGAACCTTCGCCAGGGCCGCTGTTCCCAGCGGTGCATCAACTGGTGAGTTATTTTGTTATTATCATCACTCTCTTCTTTTCAACCTTAAGTTTCTGCTTTGGTTTCCTGAGTTCCTGACTAGTGAAGGCACAAACTCTTATTTGGATCATTATTTATGGAATGTTATTGTATTGGTTTTGTTTAACTAGTCTTGTCTGAATCATCCCTCTTATGTAGGTGTTTATGAAGCTTTGGAACTGAGGGATGGTGGATCTGACTACTTGGGAAAGGGTGTATCCAAGgtttacatccatttgagcgaattTTATCTTCACATTCTTTAAATCTATGTCATAGTTAATAGTCATGTAATGTGGCTGCTATATATGTTTTTTTTTTGCCTCAACTCTATGCTTCTGTTACACTAGCAATATTGTTGCCAGCTTTTGAAATTTTCCTACTTGTTTACCAAATTATTATGCCAAATGGACCAAACAGTGCCATCTTTCCAGTTATCCTGTTTGTGAGAACAAGTTATTTTGCCATGTTGGTTTCATCCATACAATGTTTCCTTGTGCTGTATAACTTGATGTTTCTAGTTTAATGTGGTAGGTTGTAGCTTTTTTTCTTTGATATCTCATTGCCGTTGATTATGTGTAGTAGCTTAGGATTATGTATTTATGAAGTGAATAATCATGGGCAATATCTCTTGTGCACATTTTCTTATTTACTAAAAAACCAACTTGCTCAAGTACTGTCATGAAATGAACAACTCAGGATCATTTAGTGCTTGATGTTTCACTATAGCTATCCGGTTTTTTTTCTATTGTAGCGAATAGTCCATTTGCATGCATAATTTAGTCTTTTCTTTGTATTTAcatgtatttttctttttttctttcacaGGCTGTTGACAATGTGAACTCGATTATCGCGCCAGCTTTGATTGGCAAGGTTAGCATTGTCTCTGCCCCCTTTTCTATTGTGATATGGGAGTTGAATGCATAATTCATTCAGTGCTCTCTTTCCTTCCACAGGACCCTACAGCTCAAACTGAGCTCGACAACTATATGGTTCAGCAGCTTGATGGAACCAAAAACGAATGGGGTTGGTGCAAGCAGAAGGTATTACATAATCCACAACGAGTTTTACTTGGTGCCAATGCTAATTTCCATATGCAGATCCCCTTCTGACAGCTCAATTTCTTCTGTATATTCAGCTTGGTGCTAATGCAATCCTGGCTGTGTCACTAGCTGTTTGCAAAGCTGGAGCCAGCGTCAAGAAGATTCCGCTGTACAAGGTGTGCATCATTGCTAATCAACTCTTTTAATATTCTACATTTGTTTGCTATTGCCTAAAGTCTTTGAACATGAATATATTCTTCACTGCAGCACATTGCCAACCTTGCTGGCAACAAGCAATTGGTTTTGCCTGTTCCTGCATTCAATGTCGTCAATGGTGGATCCCATGCTGGAAACAAGCTTGCTATGCAGGCAATGCTCTGAACTAAGATTTTCACATCTTTCATCATGTTGTTTTCGCACATTTCTTATTTATGCCTTTACTTGCATATCTGCAGGAGTTCATGATCCTTCCTACTGGAGCTGCCTCATTCAAGGAGGCAATGAAGATGGGCGTTGAAGTGTACCACAACTTGAAGGTAATTCTTTCATCTTCTTTTTCTCTTTGCTATCTTGTAAAAAGCAAATTTACTAAAACTAACATTTTCTGTGACAGTCTGTTATCAAGAAGAAGTATGGACAAGATGCCACCAATGTTGGAGATGAAGGTGGTTTTGCTCCTAACATTCAGGTATTTCCCTGTCCTTAGAGGTTTAAGATCAGATTTCCTTGCTTTGTTATGCCTTGTTATTTCGCCGACAGTTGCTGATTGTCATGTTTGGACGTATAGAACTACTGTGTTGTTATAAATTGAGGTCAATGTTTGTGGGGTGTGATCTGAGTTCTTTTTGTTTTCGGGTGTTGTAGGAGAACAAGGAGGGCCTTGAGCTCTTGAAGACTGCAATTGAAAAGGCTGGATACACCGGCAAGGTTTGTCTGCTTGAATTAATCTGTTGTCACACACTTCTCAGTGAGCTTTTAAGTTAGTGACTGAAGGAGATTTGTTGGTTTGGGAAATTCTAGGTTGTCATTGGAATGGATGTTGCTGCTTCAGAGTTCTACAATGACAAGGACAAAACCTATGACCTCAACTTCAAGGAAGAGGTAATTAGCCCCATGGTTTGTTTTGTGGCAACAATTTGTTCTCTTTTCATGAGCATTTTTAACATTGCCCTCCCTTGCTGTAGAACAACGATGGTTCCCAGAAGATATCTGGAGATAGCCTGAAGAATGTATACAAGTCATTCGTGAGCGAGTACCCCATTGTGTCGATTGAGGACCCATTTGACCAGGATGACTGGGTGCACTATGCTAAGATGACTGAAGAATGTGGAGTGGAAGTTCAGATTGTTGGTGATGACCTTCTAGTCACCAACCCAACCGTGAGTGATTTGTTTTCTGTGGTGTAGGTGAgcattttcattctgttggatcaCTGTAATTAATTTGCtgtatcactatgttgtgcagagaGTTGCAAAGGCAATCAAGGAGAAGTCATGCAATGCTCTTCTGCTGAAGGTATTATTCTCTTCAAACAGAAGCTGTTATTGATTCTTCTCCTTTGGTCGTCATAGTACAAGTACTCCTTCCGTCCATAATAAGGACCTGATCAGATGGAGTATGCACTACATATTCTGATTGTTTCATCCTTTTCATGTGTAGGTTAACCAAATTGGATCCGTCACTGAGAGTATCGAGGCCGTGAAGATGTCAAAACATGCTGGTTGGGGTGTGATGACCAGTCACAGGAGGTACATACTAGATACTGCCTTGTTACCCAACCGTTTCCCCCTTGTTTCTATCGTTATTACCATTTGTATGCTTATGTACATTTGTGGTGTGCAGTGGTGAGACTGAGGACACATTCATTGCTGATTTGGCTGTCGGTTTGTCCACGGTATGATTTTATAATCTTCATTTTAATTGTTTGTCTGAATAATTTTAATGAGACTACTGTTTTTTCTCCTCTGGATCTATCAGGAGTAACTGACCAATGTTTCTTCATGTGCAACAGGGTCAGATCAAGACTGGGGCTCCCTGCCGCTCAGAGCGGCTTGCCAAGTACAACCAGGCAAGTGGCTTTCCTGTAATTCTTGCACTGCAGAACCATTCTCCTGATATTCTGTTGACCAACATGACCTCTCACAATAACAAAAAACAAATTGTTCTTCCTCTTTAATCTTCTGTTCGATGCAATGTGCTCATTTAAGAAAGATTTCTCATCTTGTGTTTGGCGTTAGACTGATCTTGCATGTTTGGTTTCTGATATTCTTTTGTTCAGTGTAATGTGTTTATTTGAGCATTCATGTCTTGTTTTTTTTATCGGTTTCCCAAATTTACACCAAGGGGTTATTTCTTTTCTAATTGGAACAGCTTCTGAGGATCGAGGAGGAGCTGGGCGCTGCCGCTGTGTATGCCGGCCTCAAGTTCCGCGCACCGGTGGAGCCATACTAGATGGGATCTGCATCTGAGACACCACCACTCTGCACTTGTTTTTGTGAAAGTGGGCGTGTGTCTTAACTCGCGGAATGAACTATGGTTGAAGCTCTTAGGACTTGTCGAGCAATAATGTACCGCATGTTGCTGTGAACGGGACGGATATGTACCAAACTTGCTCCAATTTTGGTCTTTGTGGTGAGCGAGCAAGTACGCCTGATTACCTTTTGGATCTGTAGTAAACTGTTTGGCCGTTGGCATCGTATTTGGCGTCACTTTAATCTTGTTGCAGAAAGCATGCTTTTTGTTCGCCATTCCTAATTTACCACTGTTTTCTGTCATCTCTCTGTTGTTGTTATTATTGTAGATAAGAAACCTGCTTGTAAAACAACATA
It encodes:
- the LOC119298805 gene encoding enolase-like, with the translated sequence MAATIQSVKARQIFDSRGNPTVEVDVCCSDGTFARAAVPSGASTGVYEALELRDGGSDYLGKGVSKAVDNVNSIIAPALIGKDPTAQTELDNYMVQQLDGTKNEWGWCKQKLGANAILAVSLAVCKAGASVKKIPLYKHIANLAGNKQLVLPVPAFNVVNGGSHAGNKLAMQEFMILPTGAASFKEAMKMGVEVYHNLKSVIKKKYGQDATNVGDEGGFAPNIQENKEGLELLKTAIEKAGYTGKVVIGMDVAASEFYNDKDKTYDLNFKEENNDGSQKISGDSLKNVYKSFVSEYPIVSIEDPFDQDDWVHYAKMTEECGVEVQIVGDDLLVTNPTRVAKAIKEKSCNALLLKVNQIGSVTESIEAVKMSKHAGWGVMTSHRSGETEDTFIADLAVGLSTGQIKTGAPCRSERLAKYNQLLRIEEELGAAAVYAGLKFRAPVEPY